A single Anopheles funestus chromosome 2RL, idAnoFuneDA-416_04, whole genome shotgun sequence DNA region contains:
- the LOC125764568 gene encoding general odorant-binding protein 56a-like encodes MHKLQIVILLILGAVTTMAFFTEEQHEIAKSLADSCHAEIGGDLPEDFVTKMRLGDLTLDSETSKCTIQCIFAKVGFTDEDGVANRAVLITKLSKGNPIEKAEIFADVCEKNEGDSKCDKAFSLYQCYNKNKSIFD; translated from the exons ATGCATAAGCTACAGATTGTCATCCTGCTGATACTAGGCGCTGTAACGACGATG GCTTTCTTCACTGAGGAGCAACACGAAATTGCCAAATCGTTGGCTGACTCCTGCCATGCGGAAATTGGAGGTGATCTGCCAGAGGATTTTGTCACCAAGATGCGTCTTGGTGATCTAACGCTGGATAGTGAAACATCTAAG TGTACGATCCAGTGTATATTCGCTAAGGTAGGTTTCACGGATGAGGATGGAGTGGCCAATCGGGCAGTGTTGATCACCAAACTGTCGAAGGGTAATCCCATCGAGAAGGCGGAAATCTTTGCCGATGTGTGCGAAAAGAATGAAGGTGACAGTAAGTGTGATAAGGCGTTCAGTTTGTACCAGTGTTACAACAAGAACAAATCTATCTTTGATTGA